The DNA region TCTGTCCCTTGGAGACGCGCAGCGCGACGAGGACACTGACCGCGGTGAGGCCGAGGAACACCACGCTGAGCACGGCTCCGAGCAGGCCGCCGACGAGCCCGGGAGTGTCGGCGACGAGCAGTCCCACGACTCCCCCGACGATCGCCAGGGCGACCGCGAGCACGGCGCCCCACGTGATGATGCGGCGGAACACCGGCCGGACGTGGTCGAGCGCGTTCGGTGCGGTCACGTGATGTCTCCTGGGATCGTGCGGTCGTTGGCGGCCCGGTCGAGCGGGTCGAGGCTTGCGTCCACCACGGCGGCGGAGCGGTTGGCGGTCTGGGCGGCGATCTCGGTCCGCTTCCGGCCGAGCGGCGCGAACGTGGCGACGGCGCACACGGTGAAGCCGACCGCGACGAAGGCGACCACCCAGTACCAGTCCACGAACAGGAACAGCAGGCACCCGACCGCGACGGTGGCGGTCCACGCGTAGAAGATCAGCACGGCGTGGAAGTGCGAGTGCCCCATGTCGAGCAGACGGTGGTGCAGGTGCTTGCGGTCAGCCGAGAACGGGGACTTCCCGGCGCTGAGCCGCCGGGTGACCGCCAGGCCGAAGTCCAGGATCGGTACGATCAGGATCGCGAAGGGCAGCAGGATCGGGATGAACGCCGGCAGCAGCGCCTGGCGTGTCTGCACCGCGGCGGGATCGATGTTCCCCGTGACCGACACCGCGCTCGTGGCCATCAGGAAGCCGACGAGCAGCGCTCCCGCGTCGCCCATGAACAGCTTCGCCGGGTGCCAGTTGAGGATGAGGAACCCGAAGCAGGACCCGACGAGCACGGCCGTCAGCAGTGACGGCAGGTTGAAGAAGAACTCGGTCTGCACGACCACGCGGTTGATGAAGAACGTGTAGAGGAAGAACACCCCGCCGGCGATGATCGCGACCCCGGCGACCAGACCGTCGAGTCCGTCGATGAAGTTCACCGCGTTCATCACGAGCACCACCGCCAGCACCGTGAAGATCAGGCTCATGTACGACGAGCCGACCCCCAGGGTGTTGCCGATCGGCAGCGACACGATCGCGACGCCCTGCCAGGCGAGGATGCCCGCGGCGATGATCTGCCCCGCGAGCTTCGTCATCCAGTCGAGGTCCCAGATGTCGTCCGCGACGCCGAGGACCACGATGATCGTCGCTCCCCCGAGCACCGCCAGCACGCGCCCGGGTTCGGAGAACACCAGCCGGAAGTAGTCGGTCCCCGCGATCGACGGGAACAGGAACCACGCCGCCAGCAGCGACACGATGACGCCGATGTACATCGCGATCCCGCCGAGGCGCGGCGTGGGCGTGCGGTGCACGTCGCGCTCGCGGACCTGGGGGTACCACTTGTACTTGAGCCCGAGCTTCCACACGAGCACGCTGACCAGGAAGCTCACGACCGCGGCGATCGCCCCCGCCAGCAGGTAGTACTTCATCCGACGAGGTCGGCCCCGACGACCCGGGTGATCTCGTCGTCGGAGATCACCCCGTGCCGGACGATGCGGAGCTTCCCGCCGTCCGACAGCCCCGTCGCGTCGACGATCGTCGACCCGGTGGAGGCCTCGAAGCCGTCGTGCTCCCCGATCGCGCCGCCGTCCAGGTACACGGCGACGCCGTCCCCGAGCATCCGCTCGGCGGCGTCGACGTCCATCGCGGCCGGATCGCCGGTCGAGTTCGCGGACGACACCGCGAGCGGCCCGACCTCTTGCAGGAGCTCGAGCGCGATCCGCGAGTCCGGCATCC from Curtobacterium sp. MCJR17_020 includes:
- a CDS encoding MraY family glycosyltransferase, whose translation is MKYYLLAGAIAAVVSFLVSVLVWKLGLKYKWYPQVRERDVHRTPTPRLGGIAMYIGVIVSLLAAWFLFPSIAGTDYFRLVFSEPGRVLAVLGGATIIVVLGVADDIWDLDWMTKLAGQIIAAGILAWQGVAIVSLPIGNTLGVGSSYMSLIFTVLAVVLVMNAVNFIDGLDGLVAGVAIIAGGVFFLYTFFINRVVVQTEFFFNLPSLLTAVLVGSCFGFLILNWHPAKLFMGDAGALLVGFLMATSAVSVTGNIDPAAVQTRQALLPAFIPILLPFAILIVPILDFGLAVTRRLSAGKSPFSADRKHLHHRLLDMGHSHFHAVLIFYAWTATVAVGCLLFLFVDWYWVVAFVAVGFTVCAVATFAPLGRKRTEIAAQTANRSAAVVDASLDPLDRAANDRTIPGDIT